The following proteins are encoded in a genomic region of Drosophila willistoni isolate 14030-0811.24 chromosome 2L unlocalized genomic scaffold, UCI_dwil_1.1 Seg196, whole genome shotgun sequence:
- the LOC6640470 gene encoding mucin-17 gives MQSFLLILPLIGLWAVTAAATDTAYKTQDTQQPPSLVTYLTTSTTSSHRNVPHQSPVPSPPAMQPAFVYGATLPKQEEPSEQHKEQSLSNIQTGIETEAEASKKVIGSSVVSSVSVVLDGNEPHFTDALGHKVPKPQPSLQVASPIDLLNPDRYEFYTFDEHGELVKRLMTMQEIQSIVANGDGEGPSIIHTAPLTEREPEKNVQDIVNSVQNVLNKEVASSSSKNSSGELLLPILDTPDVSSSWSLILPAIFGNTGGDIFPQQKPPQIAMTPESELVDISSTLSPPLPTTSKRPKPHKRKPANKRKPTTTTSTTQMTPQVVQEELDPQESVYTGMQQYHHQITQDFDLMHMQPIYQKLSTTNKPETTTRRVFYNNQEIIHTPTSSSSAPTTTEKIVYNHQLGKKPANVPHRVKKPNGSSGTTQKKKKITTTTTTTTTPAPTTTPVPETTTPVAESSTTTTIRTPPSTTPKKKKRKPTRTPGTATTGSKPTKPKRKPTTAKPKPSPQIAEANVKPTRPQRPHKKPKPTTTTTTTTTTPATTTPLDTEEAVTEPLTTTEAPKPTTTSTTTTEAPTTTTTTTTEAPTTTTTTTAAPTTTTTTTEAPSTMTTTTEAPTTVTAKPPALHHQKLHGKTTTTKRPSSLHHNRIHGKPVHTSTTEASKVAPAEVHHTESYGLINSIATKKPTTSAPTTTTTHVAPLYPMPSYDADVADNLPTVFEQSSLKKTPLPLPSLALIQQQLQQSSPSPAPQLSPVQILSMDQIVQSLTQDLSTASDKNDEVEPLKYDSAENSQEIEYLANKKKVPLTSTTIASTTSSSTTTTSTTTPKTTTVAAITTPIVSTPKPLTAHYGGSTLATMLSEEDTSEAKTSTESNESLETKKDHPDNTLSSIEMETEEQTPVVVITARPQYFAVTKPPLPTIKPETERIVEEPETTELPGLTQFLVTTPMYSPEEVEVTTLKPEIETKSEPLYAEEPEAIVANVEQSTYQDHTEAEITTESYFRLPVSENSSEDSTEVTPMIADLVQQLNMEMLKPTDQISMSNFQTQAATVASTLVDGSNTLTSSDFHMNSNETKDELEFLMSDVIQQITQSQGETLADDNNDGHRLTNFAQLNSSFLLKPQQSVKIEKPQQEIKLEEEQAPTTVQKQEITTIIPSNEELIKQETAYLETSTHRIPILSLTQIYAQQQQDEDDEQQMFENERVELQASPSEMPDIKQEVKPIYQEAEVEKDELTSTADSHIDTTEAIGVATTEHLQSMELELSKETTNEASEEESTMATPTTTERDSEEQQMPEMLTNGYNDQMQTEASQEQEPEPEVETEVEVDGAHEPLKEKEESVSTTEKDETTTGITELPKAEEATTTRTTISPYEEEPEQTSTEQEQTLEDSATNAAQLQPQYIAAISQEKTENEEVEMEKEKEELPVTEIPGDMSIVSSESDMSLSSEQITEKLEMNTVKTSQLGDESTEEISDELTATLPDEDATSVTSSQKFQLDDEDPYVKLGETTASVVRPPQKYDTEVKTEKDESSIKSTEEQEAEKKKGEEEQPDEEDEDDQTGGYQLPLLISSTTTTTTTKTSPASSSSTTTTTTTTTPAPSPTPSITTTTKRLPTLRPVSYYVQPSSLGNHNQLVLPYNANSNVIREQPIQRPTQPRPASLTNLMATSTQATRPPVKLDPSPLSSPGLEASVHHLDEDLQSFSRLCNELAFSYWRAITSERISSARSLVISPFALTSMLSMMFLGARGSTSGEMNEILKLDDMVTFNPHLIFRNITSSVEQASDSDIATAAFVREIFSDRANGKILPFFKEKTQQFYAGHVEEVNFHVVNDIVRRRTNLLVKRHTMGKVLEYLRTNSVWVNGPLATISANLFQTDCSRGGSTIDRDGEMFFQVNPTVRQRRLVPIPAVVYRSGFTAGYEPKLDATVAAFGHSQDTVSTIYVMPGHQSSISLIDNQLERLERQLVEMAFGEDQGWSKLLTSLMDRPGMEVQLPRFSHRSFVNASLGLQKMGLRGLFQSDFADLRGLTGTGNRDIFLSDMIQINTFSTCGEEKISEHHHVEMYPAPPLRKRNKDVNTQDDADDDDDDIVDFGSLVHEETQLGRGFYDDLLDPKYLELPLPLRPRQARVPDAPRLRFDKPFLYFVRHNPTGMILFMGRFNPRLLP, from the exons ATGCAGAGCTTTCTGCTCATTCTGCCCCTCATTGGGCTATGGGCTGTAACGGCGGCGGCAACAGATACAGCCTACAAAACACAGGACACGCAACAGCCGCCTTCATTGGTCACCTATTTGACCACATCGACGACATCGAGTCATAGAAATGTGCCACACCAGTCGCCGGTGCCCTCGCCGCCTGCCATGCAACCGGCCTTTGTCTATGGAGCAACATTGCCAAAGCAGGAGGAGCCGTCGGAGCAGCACAAGGAGCAATCGTTGAGTAATATACAAACGGGAATTGAAACTGAGGCCGAGGCATCAAAGAAAGTCATTGGTTCCAG TGTGGTTTCCTCTGTATCAGTGGTCTTGGATGGCAATGAGCCGCACTTCACCGATGCCTTGGGCCACAAGGTACCCAAGCCTCAGCCTTCATTGCAGGTGGCCAGTCCCATTGATCTGCTCAATCCGGATAGGTATGAGTTCTATACTTTTGATGAGCATGGCGAATTGGTCAAACGTCTGATGACCATGCAGGAAATTCAAAGCATAGTGGCCAATGGAGATGGTGAAGGACCTTCCATCatacataccgcccccctaaCAGAACGAGAACCTGAGAAAAATGTGCAAGATATTGTGAACAGTGTGCAGAATGTTCTCAACAAAGAGGTGGCCTCGAGTTCTAGCAAGAACAGCTCAGGCGAACTGCTATTACCCATTCTGGATACGCCCGATGTATCTTCATCTTGGTCTTTGATATTACCAGCCATTTTTGGTAATACTGGCGGCGACATTTTCCCCCAACAAAAGCCACCGCAAATTGCTATGACCCCAGAATCGGAACTAGTCGACATCAGCTCCACATTATCTCCGCCTTTGCCAACTACTAGCAAGAGGCCCAAGCCACACAAACGCAAGCCAGCCAACAAGCGTAAGCCAACCACCACAACTAGCACCACACAAATGACACCACAGGTGGTACAGGAAGAGCTCGATCCCCAGGAATCAGTTTATACGGGCATGCAGCAatatcatcatcaaatcacaCAAGACTTTGATCTAATGCATATGCAACCAATTTATCAGAAACTTTCCACCACCAACAAACCGGAAACAACTACTCGAAGGGTGTTCTATAATAATCAAGAGATCATACATACGCCCACCTCATCGAGCAGTGCTCCAACTACAACGGAGAAAATTGTCTATAACCATCAATTGGGCAAGAAGCCAGCCAATGTGCCACATCGTGTGAAGAAACCAAATGGCTCTTCAGGAACCAcacagaaaaagaagaaaattacGACAACAACCACCACTACAACAACGCCGGCACCAACAACTACACCAGTTCCCGAAACAACTACTCCAGTGGCTGAGTCATCGACCACAACAACAATTCGTACTCCACCATCAACCACGcccaaaaagaagaagcgTAAGCCAACACGGACACCAGGAACGGCCACAACTGGCAGTAAGCCCACGAAGCCCAAACGTAAGCCAACTACTGCAAAACCGAAACCTTCGCCTCAAATTGCAGAAGCTAATGTGAAACCTACGCGTCCTCAAAGACCGCATAAGAAACCCAAACCCacgacaacaactacaacaacaaccaccacacctgcaacaacaacaccgctagaCACAGAAGAAGCTGTAACTGAGCCACTAACAACTACAGAAGCACCAAAACCTACAACCAccagcacaacaacaacagaagcaccaacaactacaacaacaaccaccacTGAAGCACCGACAACAACCACGACAACAACAGCGgcgcctacaacaacaacaaccactaCAGAAGCTCCTTCAACAATGACAACCACTACAGAAGCTCCTACAACAGTGACAGCTAAACCACCAGCACTGCATCATCAGAAATTACATGGCAAGACAACAACCACTAAACGTCCAAGCTCCTTGCACCACAATCGCATTCACGGCAAACCCGTCCACACTTCAACCACTGAAGCTAGCAAAGTGGCTCCCGCCGAAGTGCATCACACTGAAAGTTATGGATTAATCAATAGTATAGCAACTAAAAAGCCAACAACAAGTGCTccaacaacaaccaccacACATGTTGCACCACTTTATCCCATGCCAAGTTATGATGCCGATGTCGCTGATAATTTGCCCACAGTTTTTGAACAATCATCACTGAAAAAGActccattgccattgccttcGCTGGCTTTAATACAACAGCAATTGCAGCAGAGTTCGCCATCACCTGCACCACAATTGTCGCCCGTTCAGATATTGTCGATGGATCAAATTGTGCAATCGCTGACACAGGACCTATCAACCGCTAGTGATAAGAATGATGAAGTGGAGCCCCTTAAATATGATAGTGCCGAAAATAGTCAAGAAATTGAATATTTGGCCAATAAGAAAAAGGTTCCCTTAACAAGCACAACAATCGCTTCAACGACTAGCAGTAGTAcaaccaccaccagcaccaccacccCAAAGACTACCACTGTTGCAGCTATAACCACACCTATAGTCAGCACTCCCAAGCCACTTACCGCCCACTATGGAGGCAGTACTTTGGCCACTATGCTATCTGAGGAGGATACCAGCGAAGCCAAGACCTCAACAGAATCCAATGAATCTTTGGAAACGAAGAAAGATCATCCAGACAACACACTTAGCAGCATAGAGATGGAGACGGAAGAACAAACCCCAGTGGTGGTTATTACGGCCCGTCCACAATATTTCGCTGTAACCAAACCACCTTTACCCACAATTAAACCAGAAACTGAACGTATTGTTGAAGAGCCGGAGACCACAGAACTGCCAGGTCTAACACAATTCCTGGTAACAACACCCATGTATAGCCCAGAGGAAGTTGAAGTTACCACGCTGAAACCGGAAATTGAAACGAAATCGGAACCACTTTATGCCGAGGAGCCTGAAGCTATTGTAGCCAATGTAGAACAGTCAACATATCAGGACCATACTGAGGCAGAAATAACCACCGAATCCTATTTCCGTCTGCCCGTTTCAGAGAACAGTAGCGAAGACAGTACGGAAGTGACGCCCATGATAGCTGATTTGGTGCAACAACTCAATATGGAAATGTTGAAGCCAACAGATCAAATATCTATGTCAAATTTCCAAACTCAGGCAGCTACAGTGGCCTCCACATTGGTCGATGGTAGCAATACCTTAACTTCCTCAGATTTCCACATGAATTCGAATGAGACAAAAGATGAACTTGAGTTCTTAATGTCCGATGTCATACAGCAGATAACCCAAAGTCAAGGCGAAACACTGGCTGATGACAATAATGATGGCCATCGATTGACCAACTTTGCCCAGTTGAATTCGTCGTTCTTGTTGAAACCTCAGCAATCggtgaaaattgaaaaaccacAGCAGGAGATAAAACTTGAAGAGGAGCAAGCACCTACAACGGTGCAGAAGCAGGAAATCACCACCATAATACCAAGCAACGAGGAGCTCATCAAACAGGAAACTGCTTACCTCGAGACGAGCACGCACCGCATTCCCATTTTATCGTTAACGCAAATTTATgcccaacaacagcaagatgaagatgatgagcagcaaatgtttgaaaatgaaagagtCGAGCTTCAAGCAAGCCCAAGTGAAATGCCAGACATCAAACAGGAAGTCAAACCCATCTACCAAGAGGCTGAGGTGGAGAAGGACGAACTGACATCGACAGCAGACTCGCATATAGACACAACCGAAGCAATCGGGGTGGCAACGACTGAACACCTGCAGTCCATGGAACTGGAGTTGAGCAAGGAGACAACAAACGAGGCCAGTGAAGAGGAATCAACGATGGCCACGCCAACGACCACGGAACGCGATAGTGAGGAACAGCAAATGCCCGAAATGTTGACAAATGGTTACAACGACCAAATGCAGACGGAAGCCAGTCAAGAACAAGAACCTGAACCAGAAGTAGAAACTGAAGTTGAAGTAGATGGAGCACACGAACcactaaaagaaaaagaggaaTCCGTGTCCACAACAGAGAAAGATGAGACGACAACTGGCATTACCGAGCTACCAAAGGCTGaggaagcaacaacaacgagaaCAACAATCAGTCCTTACGAAGAGGAGCCCGAACAAACATCAACGGAGCAAGAGCAAACATTGGAGGATAGTGCAACGAATGCAGCACAACTGCAGCCACAATATATCGCAGCCATCAGCCAGGAAAAGACAGAGAATGAGGAGGTAGAGATGGAAAAGGAGAAGGAGGAATTGCCGGTTACCGAAATACCCGGTGATATGAGCATAGTATCGTCTGAATCGGATATGTCGCTCAGTTCAGAGCAAATCACTGAAAAGCTTGAAATGAATACCGTAAAAACTTCGCAATTGGGTGATGAATCCACAGAGGAAATATCTGATGAACTGACAGCCACACTACCAGATGAGGATGCAACCAGTGTGACAAGTTCACAGAAATTCCAATTAGACGATGAGGATCCATATGTTAAGCTGGGCGAGACAACGGCCAGTGTGGTTAGGCCACCGCAAAAGTATGATACGGAGGTGAAAACTGAAAAGGACGAGAGTTCTATAAAATCCACTGAGGAGCAGGAGGCAGAGAAAAAGAAGGGGGAAGAGGAACAACCGGATGAGGAAGATGAGGATGATCAAACTGGCGGTTATCAATTACCTTTGCTTATTTCCAgtactacaactacaacaacaacgaaaacatCGCCCGCAAGTAGCAGCAGCACAaccaccacaacaacaacaacaacaccagctCCAAGTCCAACGCCGTCTATAACCACAACTACCAAGCGTCTGCCTACGCTGAGACCTGTTTCCTATTACGTACAACCCTCTTCCCTAGGTAACCACAATCAACTTGTACTTCCGTATAATGCCAACAGCAATGTCATACGTGAGCAGCCCATACAACGACCCACGCAGCCACGTCCTGCCTCGTTGACCAATCTTATGGCCACATCCACGCAAGCCACTCGACCACCAGTCAAACTAGATCCCAGCCCTCTCTCCTCTCCCGGCTTGGAGGCATCAGTACATCACCTGGATGAAGACTTGCAGTCCTTCTCACGTCTATGCAATGAGCTAGCCTTCAGCTATTGGCGCGCCATCACCTCGGAGCGGATTAGTTCGGCTCGCAGTTTGGTCATCTCACCATTCGCCTTGACCTCCATGCTGTCAATGATGTTCCTGGGCGCCAGAGGCAGTACTTCGGGTGAAATGAACGAAATTCTCAAGCTGGATGACATGGTTACCTTCAATCCTCATTTGATATTCCGCAATATAACCAGCTCAGTGGAGCAGGCCAGTGATAGTGATATAGCCACCGCTGCATTTGTGCGTGAGATATTCAGTGATCGTGCGAATGGCAAAATTTTGCCCTTTTTCAAGGAGAAAACGCAACAATTCTATGCTGGACATGTTGAGGAAGTCAATTTCCATGTGGTCAATGATATAGTAAGGCGTCGCACTAATCTTCTTGTGAAACGTCACACAATGGGCAAGGTCTTGGAGTATCTGCGTACGAATAGTGTGTGGGTCAATGGTCCATTGGCCACCATATCGGCTAATCTCTTCCAGACCGATTGCTCACGCGGCGGATCCACAATTGACAGAGATGGCGAGATGTTCTTCCAGGTGAATCCCACAGTACGTCAGCGTCGTTTGGTTCCCATACCAGCTGTGGTCTATCGCTCTGGCTTTACAGCCGGCTATGAACCGAAATTGGATGCCACAGTGGCGGCATTTGGTCACAGCCAGGATACAGTCAGCACTATCTACGTAATGCCAGGACATCAGAGTTCGATTTCCCTTATCGACAACCAATTGGAACGACTCGAACGTCAATTGGTCGAAATGGCCTTTGGCGAAGATCAAGGATGGAGTAAACTATTGACTTCTCTAATGGATCGTCCTGGCATGGAAGTGCAGCTGCCACGTTTCTCACATCGCTCATTTGTGAACGCCTCGCTGGGTCTTCAGAAAATGGGTCTACGTGGTCTCTTCCAATCCGACTTTGCTGATTTACGCGGTCTTACTGGTACCGGCAATCGTGATATATTCCTCTCCGATATGATTCAGATCAACACATTTAGTACTTGCGGCGAGGAGAAAATATCCGAACATCATCATGTGGAAATGTATCCAGCACCTCCATTACGTAAACGCAACAAGGATGTTAATACCCAAGACGATGccgacgatgatgacgatgacatTGTAGACTTTGGCTCACTGGTCCATGAGGAGACTCAACTGGGACGCGGCTTCTATGATGATTTACTTGATCCCAAATATCTGGAGCTGCCATTGCCATTAAGACCAAGACAGGCACGCGTGCCAGATGCACCACGGTTGCGTTTCGATAAGCCATTCCTTTACTTTGTGCGACACAATCCAACGGGCATGATTCTCTTCATGGGACGCTTCAATCCACGCCTGCTGCCATGA